In Polyangiaceae bacterium, a genomic segment contains:
- the tatA gene encoding twin-arginine translocase TatA/TatE family subunit produces the protein MSVGPWQIVLIALVVLVLFGASRLGDIGKGLGEGIRNFKKGIAGEDEEEEPSKEPKEPKQLTEGSGAKSSSKSKQEENS, from the coding sequence ATGAGTGTTGGCCCCTGGCAAATCGTCTTGATCGCCCTCGTTGTGCTGGTGCTGTTTGGTGCTAGCCGGCTCGGGGACATCGGCAAGGGCCTTGGAGAAGGCATCCGCAATTTCAAGAAGGGGATCGCGGGTGAGGACGAGGAGGAAGAGCCGTCCAAAGAACCCAAGGAACCGAAGCAACTCACCGAAGGCAGCGGTGCCAAGAGTTCCTCGAAGAGCAAGCAAGAGGAGAACAGCTAG